A single window of Sander lucioperca isolate FBNREF2018 chromosome 22, SLUC_FBN_1.2, whole genome shotgun sequence DNA harbors:
- the LOC116060994 gene encoding 5-hydroxytryptamine receptor 3A-like isoform X2, whose translation MARPVKDFKKPTRVHLQIVIYGILDVREIDQTFVPYVWIYMKWQNEHIRWHAPDFCGIEQVVVPTELLWKPDLSIEEMTEKDKAPPSPYLTIDWDGYVTLRNDLMIVSTCRMQVYKFPFDVQSCNLSFKSATYSDDEIKFETIEDGFKNTEWTQKLMLTQYEWLFLSMTVNNKTVSNLIDNQSMIVYTIKMRRRSVLYIANFLVPIMFFFCLDLASFLISDSGGKKLGFKVTVLLAVTVMQLLLNEILPSSSDRIPLIAVYCIGMFGLMMLSLLETILVMYLMEKDAASQDNEAEMKKWTHCACVCDVSADEPPSELLSVAREGNSSQLTDESNALEKVSDELREMEKTLVLILNSRKEEGKPGYWTRVTKTINKVFFIFYVTVASLFLVVIFSKWNHASDE comes from the exons ATGGCTCGACCTGTTAAAGACTTTAAAAAGCCTACACGGGTACACCTGCAAATTGTGATCTATGGCATCCTAGATGTG AGAGAGATTGACCAGACTTTCGTTCCTTACGTTTGGATTTATATG AAATGGCAAAATGAACACATTAGGTGGCATGCACCTGATTTTTGTGGAATTGAACAGGTGGTTGTTCCTACTGAATTATTGTGGAAGCCAGATCTAAGTATTGAAGAGAT GACAGAGAAGGACAAGGCCCCTCCGAGTCCTTATCTTACCATTGACTGGGACGGCTACGTCACCCTGAGGAACGACCTGATGATAGTCAGCACGTGCAGGATGCAAGTTTACAAATTTCCCTTTGACGTTCAGAGCTGCAACCTCTCTTTTAAGTCTGCCACATATTCTG ATGACGAAATAAAGTTTGAAACCATTGAAGATGGTTTCAAAAACACAGAGTGGACTCAGAAATTGATGCTGACCCAGTACGAGTGGTTGTTCCTATCCATGACAGttaacaacaaaactgtcagcaatCTTATCGACAACCAAAGCATGATTGTTTACACT ATCAAGATGAGGAGGCGGTCTGTCCTCTACATCGCCAACTTCTTGGTACCCATCATGTTCTTCTTTTGTCTGGACTTGGCCTCATTCCTGATCTCAGACAGCGGGGGGAAGAAGCTCGGCTTCAAGGTCACTGTGCTGCTTGCTGTCACTGTGATGCAGCTTCTTCTCAAtgagattctgccttcgtcgtcAGACAGGATTCCTCTTATAG CGGTCTACTGCATTGGGATGTTTGGTTTGATGATGCTAAGCCTCCTGGAGACAATTTTGGTGATGTATCTAATGGAGAAAGACGCTGCATCCCAAGACAATGAGGCAG AGATGAAGAAATGGACTCACTGTGCTTGTGTTTGTGATGTGTCTGCTGATGAACCTCCATCTGAACTGCTGTCGGTGGCTAGAGAG GGCAACAGCAGCCAACTGACGGATGAGTCCAATGCCTTGGAGAAGGTCTCAGATGAGCTGAGGGAGATGGAGAAAACACTGGTCCTGATCCTCAACAGCAGGAAGGAAGAAGGGAAGCCCGGCTACTGGACCAGAGTGACTAAAACAATCAACAaagttttcttcattttctatGTCACAGTGGCCAGTCTGTTTTTAGTTGTTATCTTTTCAAAATGGAACCATGCATCAGACGAGTAG
- the LOC116060994 gene encoding 5-hydroxytryptamine receptor 3A-like isoform X1 — protein MARPVKDFKKPTRVHLQIVIYGILDVREIDQTFVPYVWIYMKWQNEHIRWHAPDFCGIEQVVVPTELLWKPDLSIEEMTEKDKAPPSPYLTIDWDGYVTLRNDLMIVSTCRMQVYKFPFDVQSCNLSFKSATYSDDEIKFETIEDGFKNTEWTQKLMLTQYEWLFLSMTVNNKTVSNLIDNQSMIVYTIKMRRRSVLYIANFLVPIMFFFCLDLASFLISDSGGKKLGFKVTVLLAVTVMQLLLNEILPSSSDRIPLIAVYCIGMFGLMMLSLLETILVMYLMEKDAASQDNEADKDQSLSEDCNKQGKVSLHNHDGEMKKWTHCACVCDVSADEPPSELLSVAREGNSSQLTDESNALEKVSDELREMEKTLVLILNSRKEEGKPGYWTRVTKTINKVFFIFYVTVASLFLVVIFSKWNHASDE, from the exons ATGGCTCGACCTGTTAAAGACTTTAAAAAGCCTACACGGGTACACCTGCAAATTGTGATCTATGGCATCCTAGATGTG AGAGAGATTGACCAGACTTTCGTTCCTTACGTTTGGATTTATATG AAATGGCAAAATGAACACATTAGGTGGCATGCACCTGATTTTTGTGGAATTGAACAGGTGGTTGTTCCTACTGAATTATTGTGGAAGCCAGATCTAAGTATTGAAGAGAT GACAGAGAAGGACAAGGCCCCTCCGAGTCCTTATCTTACCATTGACTGGGACGGCTACGTCACCCTGAGGAACGACCTGATGATAGTCAGCACGTGCAGGATGCAAGTTTACAAATTTCCCTTTGACGTTCAGAGCTGCAACCTCTCTTTTAAGTCTGCCACATATTCTG ATGACGAAATAAAGTTTGAAACCATTGAAGATGGTTTCAAAAACACAGAGTGGACTCAGAAATTGATGCTGACCCAGTACGAGTGGTTGTTCCTATCCATGACAGttaacaacaaaactgtcagcaatCTTATCGACAACCAAAGCATGATTGTTTACACT ATCAAGATGAGGAGGCGGTCTGTCCTCTACATCGCCAACTTCTTGGTACCCATCATGTTCTTCTTTTGTCTGGACTTGGCCTCATTCCTGATCTCAGACAGCGGGGGGAAGAAGCTCGGCTTCAAGGTCACTGTGCTGCTTGCTGTCACTGTGATGCAGCTTCTTCTCAAtgagattctgccttcgtcgtcAGACAGGATTCCTCTTATAG CGGTCTACTGCATTGGGATGTTTGGTTTGATGATGCTAAGCCTCCTGGAGACAATTTTGGTGATGTATCTAATGGAGAAAGACGCTGCATCCCAAGACAATGAGGCAGATAAAGACCAAAGCCTGAGTGAGGACTGTAACAAACAGGGCAAAGTCAGCTTGCACAACCATGATGGAG AGATGAAGAAATGGACTCACTGTGCTTGTGTTTGTGATGTGTCTGCTGATGAACCTCCATCTGAACTGCTGTCGGTGGCTAGAGAG GGCAACAGCAGCCAACTGACGGATGAGTCCAATGCCTTGGAGAAGGTCTCAGATGAGCTGAGGGAGATGGAGAAAACACTGGTCCTGATCCTCAACAGCAGGAAGGAAGAAGGGAAGCCCGGCTACTGGACCAGAGTGACTAAAACAATCAACAaagttttcttcattttctatGTCACAGTGGCCAGTCTGTTTTTAGTTGTTATCTTTTCAAAATGGAACCATGCATCAGACGAGTAG
- the LOC118494275 gene encoding 5-hydroxytryptamine receptor 3A-like isoform X1, with translation MRRRSILYIANFLVPIMFFFCLDLASFLISDSGGEKLSFKVTVLLAVTVMQLLLNEILPSSSDRIPLIAVYCIGMFGLMMLSLLETILVMYLMEKDAASQDNEADKDQSLSEDCNKQGKVSFHNHDGEMKKWTHCACVCDVSADEPPSELLSLAREGNSSQLTDESNALEKVSDELREMEKTLVLILNSRKEDGKPGYWTRVTKTINKVFFIFYVTVASLFLVVIFSKWNHASDE, from the exons ATGAGGAGGCGGTCTATCCTCTACATCGCCAACTTCTTGGTACCCATCATGTTCTTCTTTTGTCTGGACTTGGCCTCATTCCTGATCTCGGACAGCGGGGGGGAGAAGCTCAGCTTCAAGGTCACTGTGCTGCTTGCTGTCACTGTGATGCAGCTTCTTCTCAAtgagattctgccttcgtcgtcAGACAGGATTCCTCTTATAG CGGTCTACTGCATTGGGATGTTTGGTTTGATGATGCTAAGCCTCCTGGAGACAATTTTGGTGATGTATCTAATGGAGAAAGACGCTGCATCCCAAGACAATGAGGCAGATAAAGACCAAAGCCTGAGTGAGGACTGTAACAAACAGGGCAAAGTCAGCTTCCACAACCATGATGGAG AGATGAAGAAATGGACTCACTGTGCTTGTGTTTGTGATGTGTCTGCTGATGAACCTCCATCTGAACTGCTGTCATTGGCTAGAGAG GGCAACAGCAGCCAACTGACGGATGAGTCCAATGCCTTGGAGAAGGTCTCAGATGAGCTGAGGGAGATGGAGAAAACACTGGTCCTGATCCTCAACAGCAGGAAGGAAGATGGGAAGCCCGGCTACTGGACCAGAGTGACTAAAACAATCAACAaagttttcttcattttctatGTCACAGTGGCCAGTCTGTTTTTAGTTGTTATCTTTTCAAAATGGAACCATGCATCAGACGAGTAG
- the LOC118494275 gene encoding 5-hydroxytryptamine receptor 3A-like isoform X2, translating into MRRRSILYIANFLVPIMFFFCLDLASFLISDSGGEKLSFKVTVLLAVTVMQLLLNEILPSSSDRIPLIAVYCIGMFGLMMLSLLETILVMYLMEKDAASQDNEAEMKKWTHCACVCDVSADEPPSELLSLAREGNSSQLTDESNALEKVSDELREMEKTLVLILNSRKEDGKPGYWTRVTKTINKVFFIFYVTVASLFLVVIFSKWNHASDE; encoded by the exons ATGAGGAGGCGGTCTATCCTCTACATCGCCAACTTCTTGGTACCCATCATGTTCTTCTTTTGTCTGGACTTGGCCTCATTCCTGATCTCGGACAGCGGGGGGGAGAAGCTCAGCTTCAAGGTCACTGTGCTGCTTGCTGTCACTGTGATGCAGCTTCTTCTCAAtgagattctgccttcgtcgtcAGACAGGATTCCTCTTATAG CGGTCTACTGCATTGGGATGTTTGGTTTGATGATGCTAAGCCTCCTGGAGACAATTTTGGTGATGTATCTAATGGAGAAAGACGCTGCATCCCAAGACAATGAGGCAG AGATGAAGAAATGGACTCACTGTGCTTGTGTTTGTGATGTGTCTGCTGATGAACCTCCATCTGAACTGCTGTCATTGGCTAGAGAG GGCAACAGCAGCCAACTGACGGATGAGTCCAATGCCTTGGAGAAGGTCTCAGATGAGCTGAGGGAGATGGAGAAAACACTGGTCCTGATCCTCAACAGCAGGAAGGAAGATGGGAAGCCCGGCTACTGGACCAGAGTGACTAAAACAATCAACAaagttttcttcattttctatGTCACAGTGGCCAGTCTGTTTTTAGTTGTTATCTTTTCAAAATGGAACCATGCATCAGACGAGTAG